ATAGAGAATAAACAAAGGTCGTAAAATTTTGTTCATGTCACAAAAAAAAATTGCAGTATCGGAAAAGGATTTGTAAAATTAAGAATAATTCCAATGAAGATAAATGCCTAATTTTGAAGGTTTCAATAATTTTGGATGATCTGCTATAACTATAGATTAAATTTCTTAAAATGAGTTATATAAAGTTTGATAAAACGCAGTTGGTAAACCTTGAGTATTCGCTGAACAGGGAGTTGTTAAGGTCGAACCGGGCCGGATCATATGCGTGTACCACCATCATTGGGTGTAATACCCGCAAGTATCATGGTCTTTTAATAGCTCCTCAACCCGCTATTGATGGCGATAATCATGTTCTCCTTACTGCGTTTGATGAAACAATAATCCAGCATGGCACTGAATTTAACCTGGGTATTCATAAATTCAAAGGAGAGGTGTACATGCCCAAAGGACATAAATATGTCACTGATTTTGAAGCAGATCCGATACCTGTTCTTACATACCGTGTGGGTGGAGTTGTCCTGCAAAAGGAGCGGTTGTTTTTATCCAATGATGCCCGCATATTATTCCGTTATACCCTTGTTGATGCGCATTCCCCAACGTTGTTGAGGCTCCGGCCTTTTATGTCATTCCGGAATCACCATCATTTGAGCAAGGCCAATCATTTTGTTGAAAAGAAATATCAGCTTATTGAAAACGGTATAAAGGTAAGGATGTACCAGGGATATTCCCATCTCCATATGCAGTTTTCAAAGCCACCGGAATACACTCATGTGCCTGACTGGTACTATAATTTTGAATATATCCGTGAAAAGGAGAGAGGGTACGACTGCCTGGAAGATCTTTATACGCCGGGATACTTTGAAATATCTATAAAGAAGGGGGAGAGTATAATTTTTTCAGCAGGTTTGAGCCCAATAACTGTTACTACTCTCAAACGTGCATTTAGCGATGAAGTAAAGAAAAGGATCCCACGCGACAGTTTCGAAAACTGCCTTGGCAATGCTGCGCAACAATTCATTGTCAGGCGTGGTAAGAGGACTGATATTATTGCAGGCTTTCCCTGGTTTGGCAGGTGGGGTAGGGATACTTTCATTTCTCTTCCCGGTTTAACATTGGTGCTGGAGAATCCTCAGACGTTTATCGCAGTCATCAACACCATACTTCAGGATCTCCACGGTTCTCTTTTCCCTAACTTCGGTACAGGCCAGGAGCTATCATATAATTCAGTGGATGCACCTTTATGGTTTTTCTGGGCTTTACAGCAATATGTTATGCATACGAACCGCAAACAGCAGGTTTGGAAAGAATATGGCCATAAAATGAAGACGATACTGGAAGGTTACCGGAATGGTGATTTGTTCAATTTAAAGATGCTGGATAATGGCCTGATATATGCCGGAGAAACAGGTAAAGCCCTGACGTGGATGGATGCCATCGTTGACGGCAAGCCGGTTACACCGCGGGCCGGCATGCCTGTCGAAGTCAATTCTCTCTGGTATAATGCGATCATGTTTAGTCTGGAACTCAGCAGGATCATGGACGATACATCCTTTATCGAAGGATGGCAGGATATATCATCTATGATACCCTTGTCTTTCATCGATACATTTTGGGATGATAAAAAAGGTTATCTTGCCGACTATGTTGATGGTGACTATAAGAACTTTGATGTGCGGCCGAACATGGTCTTTGCTACATCCTTGCCGTATACACCGTTAGATGAGGAAAAAAGAAAAAGTATACTCGACGTGATCCGTAATGAATTGCTGACTTCACGCGGTTTACGGACACTCTCACCAAGTCACCCCGATTATCAGGGAGTGTATTATGGTGATCAATCGACACGCGACAGGATTTATCACAACGGATGCGTATTTCCCTGGTTGCTGGGCCATTTCGTCGAGGGTTATCTCCGCATTCATGGAAAATCTGGTTTAAGGTTTGTCAAACTCCTCTATAGTGGCTTTGAAGAGGTGATTCAGGATTATGGAATTGGTACCATTGCGGAGCTTTATGATGGAGACCCTCCGCATAAGGCTGGCGGGGCTATATCACAGGCTTGGAGCGTTGCCGAGTTGCTGAGGATTGGAAAGATGCTGAAGAAGTATGAAACATGAGTCGGCAGTCGGCAGTCGACAGTCGACAGTCGGCAGTCACTTTAAACGCAGTAAACTGCTGACTGCCTACTGTTGACTGCCGACTTGACAACGGACACGAAAAGAAATAAATAATAGAACAACATCAATGAGAGTACTAATGTTCGGCTGGGAGTTTCCGCCTCATATCACCGGAGGACTTGGCACAGCATGCTTTGGATTGACCAAAGGATTAATGAAGCATGGGACAGAGGTCATCTTTGTTGTACCAAGAGCTTATGGCGATGAAAACCAGGAAGCTGTCAGACTGATTAATGCCAGTGACTTCTCGATAGATACCTCCGATCCGGAGTACAATGAATACTGGAAAAGAATCACCTTCCTTCAGATAGGATCAAATCTTATACCCTACGTTGCCCCGGAAGAGTTCACCGACATTATTGTACAACAGGAACTGGAAAAGCAGACCGTCACAAAGGGGGTGTTCTCAAAACGGTTTGAATTTTCAGGAAAATATAACAAGGATCTTTTCGAGGAGATTTCCCGCTATGCGCTGGTAGCTTCTGCTGTGGCAGCTTCACAGGATTTCGATGTCATCCATGCACATGACTGGCTCACTTACCCGGCAGGCATGGCAGCTAAATCGGTCAGTGGAAAACCTCTCGTCGTGCACATGCATGCCACTGAATTTGACCGTTCAGGTGAAAACGTGAACCAGAATATCTATGACATCGAACGCGAGGGCATGGAAACAGCCGACAGGGTAATTACAGTCAGCAACCTGACACGTCAGATCGTCATTCAGCGATATGGAATTGATCCTGATAAAGTCGTTACAGTTCATAATGCTGTCGAACCTGTGGATAAGGCAGACTTTTCGGATACCTCAAGAGGTGTAAAGGAAAAGATCGTCACTTTTCTGGGAAGGCTCACCTACCAGAAAGGACCTGAATATTTTGTTGAAGCGGCCAAGAAAGTACTTGAAAGAGACAGCCAGGTCAGATTTGTTATGGCTGGTTCGGGAGATATGATGAAAAAAATGATACGGCGGGTTGCCACACTCAGGATGGCTACCAGGTTTCATTTCACAGGATTTCTGCAGGGTCAGGAAGTCGATCGTATGTTCCTTATGACCGACGTCTTCGTCATGCCATCAGTATCTGAACCTTTTGGCATCGTTCCCCTCGAAGCCATGCGTTCAAATGTACCTGTCGTCATTTCACGGCAATCGGGTGTCGCCGAAGTTTTACGGCATGCCCTGAAGATAGATTTCTGGGATGTGGATGCCCTGGCCGACTCAATTTATGGCTTATTGCATTATGAAGCTCTGTCGGCAATGTTTAAAAAATATGGTAAAGATGAAGTGGATAACCTTAAATGGGAAGATGCAGCATTGAAAGTGAAACAGGTTTATGAGGATGTCATGAACCTCACCCCCTGACTTCATCACCTGATGAGGAAGGGGACAAGTTAGGGTGAAAGTCAGGCAGCTAAATATCCACAAATGCTCGAATAACGTATAACATAAAAATAAATGAGATCTCTTTGTTATTATTTCCAGGTACACCAGCCTTTCAGATTAAGGACATACCGGTTTTTTGATATCGGAAAAGACCATTATTATTATGATGATTACCTGAACCGCTCTATCATCAAACGTGTTGCTGAGAAGTGCTATCTTCCTGCCAACAAGGTCATCCTGGATCTGATAAAAGAATATGGCCGTTCATTTAAGGTAAGTTATTCCATTTCCGGAACCGCCATTGATCAGCTGGAATCTGTCGCTCCTGAGGTCATTGAAAGTTTTCAAAAGCTTGCTGCCACAGGTTGCGTGGAGTTCATAGCCGAGACCTATGCACATTCTTTGTCATCGTTGAAAAGCAGGGAGGAATTTTTCGAACAGGTGCGCCTGCATAGCCAGAAAATGGAGATCCTCTTTGGCCAGAAACCCAGGACTTTCCGAAACACAGAACTGATTTATTCGGATGACATCGGTGAGATGGTGTTCGATATGGGATTTGACATGATGCTTACCGAGGGAGCAAAGCACATACTGGGATGGAAAAGCCCCAATTACATGTATTGCAGCTCCAGGATTCCCAAGTTGAAACTCTTGCTTAGAAATTTCAGGTTGAGCGATGATCTGTCATTCCGTTTTTCCTTGCAAGACTGGAATGAGTGGCCTATGACCACCGAGAAATTTGCTGATTGGCTGAATGCCATCCCTTCGCATGAAGAAGTGGTGAACATCTTCGTTGATTATGAAACTTTTGGTGAACGTCAGTGGAAGGAGACAGGTATCTTTGAGTTTCTGAGAGATCTGCCACGGAAAGTGTTCGCTAAGACTAAGTTTACGTTCAACACCCCTTATGAACTATCCACAAAGCTGCAACCTGTCTCTTCCATTCATGTCCCTCATGCTATTTCCTGGGCCGACGAAGAAAGGGACCTCACAGCCTGGCTCGGCAATGAACTCCAGGATGAAGCCTTTAACAACCTCTATAGTATTGAGCAAAAGGTAAAAAGCACCAATGATCCGCAACTGATCAATGACTGGCGTTATCTGCAGGGTAGTGATCATTTTTATTACATGTGTACAAAATGGTTCTCCAATGGATATGTCCATAAGTTTTTCAATCCCTATCCATCCCCATACGATTCATTCATTAACTATATGAATGTCCTTGCTGATTTTATGATAAGGATTGATGACAGGTTAAGTGGTTCATTTATCCCTGAGCAGGTAACCAAAGAGGAGAAGAAGAGTGAGCTGGGAAAAGGAAGAAAAGTAACAAGGAAGAAGAGCGAAAGGAAGCCTGCAGCAAAACCTGCGACCGTTAAGGTTAAGACGACCGTTAAGAAGGGGAAAAAACCGGCAGTGAAGGCTGGCAAACGCTCTAAAAAGTAGGATCTGCTGCTGTAAAAAATTTTCAACAAACTATTTACCATAATGGATTTACTGATAAAGGACCAATTATTTATTGTCACCGGTGCCAGTTCCGGACTTGGAAATGCGGTAGCAAGGGCACTTGTATCTGAGGGTGCCAATGTCATCACTGTGGCACGAAGATCTGAAATCCTTAATAATCTGGAACTTACTTATCCAGGGAAGATTTCAGTAGTCAGTGGCGATGTGATACAATCCGAAACTCTTGACAGGATAGTCAAAGCAACAGGTGACCGGCGACTTGACGGGGTGTTTGTCAATGCTGGTGGCCCACCGGCTAAATCCATTGCAGAGACTACATTAGAGGATTGGGATGCAGCTTATCAATTATTGGTCCGCTGGAAAGTCAGCCTGATCAAATCGCTCCTCCCAAAATTCATTGAACAGCATTATGGTCGGATACTTTTCAGTGAAAGTTCAGCGGTAAAGCAACCTGTTGAAAATCTGGTTCTCAGTAATGCGCTTCGGCTGGCCATAACAGGATTTTCTAAAACATTATCTGAAGAATATGCATCCAAGGGCATTACATCCAACGTTATCGGGCCTGGACACCATGATACGGAAGCTGTGAAAAGACTATTCCGGAAGAAAAGCGAGCAGCTCAATATACCTTTCGATGAAGCAAAAACACAGGCTATCAGGAGAATTCCGGTTGGCCGCATGGGAGCTCCTGATGATTTCGCCTCTCTCGCTGTATGGCTTCTTTCGCCTTTTTCGGGATTTGTCACCGGACAGGTATATTGCCTGGATGGCGGCGCGATAAAGTCAACATTCCTTTAGATTATTCATCTATTTAAATAAAACTATCTTTGCACACTCAAACACGGAAGGGAGATGAATACAGTTAACAGCGTAGTGCGGCAGGTCAGACCAGATTATATTTTTGAAACAGGCTGGGAAGTATGCAATAAGATTGGTGGCATATACACTGTTCTTTCGACGAAGGCATCAAGTATGGTGAAAGAACTGGGAGATAATTACATTCTCATCGGACCTGATGTGATGAAGGAGATGAGTGAAAATAATGAGTTCATTGACGATGCAGGTTTATATAAATCGTGGCGGGATAAAGCAGAACTGGAAGGTCTGCGTTTCAGGATCGGACGATGGAACATTGCCGGCAACCCTGTCGTCATTCTGGTTGATTTCACTCCATATTTTCCTAATAAGAATAAAATATTTGCGCATTTCTGGGAGAGTTATAAACTGGACTCTATCACCGGGCAATGGGATTATGTTGAACCGGCCTTATTTGGATATGCAGCTGCTAAAGTCATCGAAAGCTTTTATAATTATTATCTTACCGCTCATGACAGGCTGGTAGCCCACTTTCATGAGTGGATGACAGGCGCAGGGGTATTGTATCTCAAAGAATACGTTCCACAGGCAGCCACAGTCTTCACTACACACGCTACCATTGTCGGACGCAGTATCGCTGGCAATGGCCTTCCTCTGTACGGTGATCTTCCGATATATGATGCCGAAGCTATGGCATCAAATTTTGGTATCAGATCGAAGTTTTCATTGGAAAAATTAGCCGCTGTTGAATGCGACACATTTACTACAGTCAGCCCTATCACAGCCAATGAATGCCATTATTTTCTCAAGAGAGACCCGGATATCATCACACCCAATGGTTTCGATGATTCGTTTGTTCCGGTTACCGGTGAATTTACAGGGAGAAGAAATGAGTCAAGAAATGTAATTATTAACGTTGCAAAAGCCTTATTTAATCAGGATATTCCTTCGGATAGCATACTGGTGATTAACAGCGGGAGGTATGAGTTTAAAAATAAGGGCATAGATCTTTTTATAAAGGCTTTGGGACGTCTTAACTCCATTAGCGACCTGCCGGGCCAGCTTCTGGCTGTCATTGCAGTTCCTTCTAACCACAGTGGGCCGCGACAGGATGTCCTTCAGCGCATTGGCACACCGGATATGAGCAATCCTTTGTCGGATGAGATTTTAACCCATGGATTACATGATGTTGAACATGATCCTGTCATCCGGATGATTAGGGAAAACAATCTTCACAACAGCCCGCACGACCGCGTCAAGGTCATGTTTGTACCTTCCTATCTCAATGGCAGCGATGGCATCTTTAATCTGGACTATTATGATTTCCTTATCGGATTCGATATTTCCGTATTCCCTTCCTATTATGAACCCTGGGGTTATACACCACTCGAAAGCTTAGCCTTCCATATCCCAGCTATCACCACTTCCCTGTCAGGTTTTGGACAATGGGTACATTTGAGAAATGGCGATACCACTTTGGGTATTGAACTCATCGAACGGGGAGATCATGATGATGACAGGGTTGTTGACCAGCTCACTGAAAAGCTTAATGATTTCATCCGTAAATCACCGGCGAAAAGGGACCTTATCCGAAAGAAAGCCTGGGATATTTCACGCATTGCTCTATGGGAAAATCTTATCAGGAATTATTTCGATGCGTTTTCCCTTGCACTCAGGAAAACCGATACCCGTTCCGACCTCTTCAAGGGAAAACAACATGACCAGATAACGGTTCATAAAAGATTTACACCTGCCAGACCTGATTGGCGGAAAATACTGGTGAATCAGGAAATTCCCAAAATATTTGAAAAGCTGCAGAAGATTTCGATGAATCTATGGTGGACCTGGCACTATGAGGCGTATGAACTTTTTGAGATGATTGATCCTCACGGCTGGAAAGGATTGAATAACAACCCTATAGCTTTATTGGAGTCGCTGAGTATGGAGACATTCAATAAACTGCAGCATGACCACCATTTCATGAGTACTCTTGACAAGGTCTATGACCTGTTTGACGAATATATGAAGAAGGCGGAGGAGAAGCCCGCTGAAATGATCGCTTATTTCAGCATGGAATATGGTCTCCATGATACCCTGAGGCTATTCTCCGGTGGACTTGGCATGCTGGCCGGTGACTACCTGAAAGAGGC
This DNA window, taken from Bacteroidota bacterium, encodes the following:
- a CDS encoding glycogen debranching enzyme N-terminal domain-containing protein; this encodes MSYIKFDKTQLVNLEYSLNRELLRSNRAGSYACTTIIGCNTRKYHGLLIAPQPAIDGDNHVLLTAFDETIIQHGTEFNLGIHKFKGEVYMPKGHKYVTDFEADPIPVLTYRVGGVVLQKERLFLSNDARILFRYTLVDAHSPTLLRLRPFMSFRNHHHLSKANHFVEKKYQLIENGIKVRMYQGYSHLHMQFSKPPEYTHVPDWYYNFEYIREKERGYDCLEDLYTPGYFEISIKKGESIIFSAGLSPITVTTLKRAFSDEVKKRIPRDSFENCLGNAAQQFIVRRGKRTDIIAGFPWFGRWGRDTFISLPGLTLVLENPQTFIAVINTILQDLHGSLFPNFGTGQELSYNSVDAPLWFFWALQQYVMHTNRKQQVWKEYGHKMKTILEGYRNGDLFNLKMLDNGLIYAGETGKALTWMDAIVDGKPVTPRAGMPVEVNSLWYNAIMFSLELSRIMDDTSFIEGWQDISSMIPLSFIDTFWDDKKGYLADYVDGDYKNFDVRPNMVFATSLPYTPLDEEKRKSILDVIRNELLTSRGLRTLSPSHPDYQGVYYGDQSTRDRIYHNGCVFPWLLGHFVEGYLRIHGKSGLRFVKLLYSGFEEVIQDYGIGTIAELYDGDPPHKAGGAISQAWSVAELLRIGKMLKKYET
- a CDS encoding glycosyltransferase family 4 protein encodes the protein MRVLMFGWEFPPHITGGLGTACFGLTKGLMKHGTEVIFVVPRAYGDENQEAVRLINASDFSIDTSDPEYNEYWKRITFLQIGSNLIPYVAPEEFTDIIVQQELEKQTVTKGVFSKRFEFSGKYNKDLFEEISRYALVASAVAASQDFDVIHAHDWLTYPAGMAAKSVSGKPLVVHMHATEFDRSGENVNQNIYDIEREGMETADRVITVSNLTRQIVIQRYGIDPDKVVTVHNAVEPVDKADFSDTSRGVKEKIVTFLGRLTYQKGPEYFVEAAKKVLERDSQVRFVMAGSGDMMKKMIRRVATLRMATRFHFTGFLQGQEVDRMFLMTDVFVMPSVSEPFGIVPLEAMRSNVPVVISRQSGVAEVLRHALKIDFWDVDALADSIYGLLHYEALSAMFKKYGKDEVDNLKWEDAALKVKQVYEDVMNLTP
- a CDS encoding glycoside hydrolase family 57 protein; translation: MRSLCYYFQVHQPFRLRTYRFFDIGKDHYYYDDYLNRSIIKRVAEKCYLPANKVILDLIKEYGRSFKVSYSISGTAIDQLESVAPEVIESFQKLAATGCVEFIAETYAHSLSSLKSREEFFEQVRLHSQKMEILFGQKPRTFRNTELIYSDDIGEMVFDMGFDMMLTEGAKHILGWKSPNYMYCSSRIPKLKLLLRNFRLSDDLSFRFSLQDWNEWPMTTEKFADWLNAIPSHEEVVNIFVDYETFGERQWKETGIFEFLRDLPRKVFAKTKFTFNTPYELSTKLQPVSSIHVPHAISWADEERDLTAWLGNELQDEAFNNLYSIEQKVKSTNDPQLINDWRYLQGSDHFYYMCTKWFSNGYVHKFFNPYPSPYDSFINYMNVLADFMIRIDDRLSGSFIPEQVTKEEKKSELGKGRKVTRKKSERKPAAKPATVKVKTTVKKGKKPAVKAGKRSKK
- a CDS encoding SDR family oxidoreductase, which encodes MDLLIKDQLFIVTGASSGLGNAVARALVSEGANVITVARRSEILNNLELTYPGKISVVSGDVIQSETLDRIVKATGDRRLDGVFVNAGGPPAKSIAETTLEDWDAAYQLLVRWKVSLIKSLLPKFIEQHYGRILFSESSAVKQPVENLVLSNALRLAITGFSKTLSEEYASKGITSNVIGPGHHDTEAVKRLFRKKSEQLNIPFDEAKTQAIRRIPVGRMGAPDDFASLAVWLLSPFSGFVTGQVYCLDGGAIKSTFL